Sequence from the Ostrea edulis chromosome 8, xbOstEdul1.1, whole genome shotgun sequence genome:
CAAGAGAACCATGGTCCACATCGCTtaactgagtcaccttggctcatatttaaagattgttcatatgtatttgcatgtaaaactttgatccctattgtggccccatcacaccccgggggccataattttaaaaacttgaatctgcactatgtgaggaagctttcatgtaaatctcagtttttcggctcagtggttcttgagaagtttttaaaaagatttttcctttatatttgtatataaaactttgatcccctattgtgatcccatcctacccccgggggctaatggttttaacaaatttgaatctgcactatgtcaagaagtgttcatgtaaatttcaacttcccTGGAACAGTAgcttttgagaagattttaaaaagattttccgtatatatttgtgtataaaaatttgatcccctattgtggccccaccctatcctcggggtacatgattttaacaaaccccaatctgcactatgttaggaagctttcgtgtaaatttccactttttaaaacgatttttcctatacatttcattgtaagactttgatcccttttgtgaccccatcctgccccctggggccatgatttgaacaaacttgaatctgcactatgttacgAAACTTTCGTGTAAAtatccactttcctggcccagtagtttttgagaagatgtctaaagatttcccctatatatttgtatgtaaaactttgatcccccttctggccccatcctacccgcgtgggccataatttgaacaaacgtgaatctgcactatgttaggaagctttcaagtaaatatccactttcctggcccagtagtttttgagatttttaaagatttacccTATATATTTAGATGTTTTTAATTTATACTTGTGCATGTAAAAAAAtgatcccctcttgtggccccatcctacctgtgggggccatgattttaacaaacttgcactatgtcaggaagctttcctgtaaatttcagcttttctggcccagtggttcttgagaagatatttaaatgaccctaccctatttttgcatttttgtgattacctcCCTTTTGAAAaagacatggcccttcatttgaacaaacttgaaattccTTCACCCAAAGATACCTTTAgcgaagtttggttgaaattgacccagtggttctggagaagaaattacagacggacatacgacgaacaacaggcgatcagaaaagctaaaaaCTCACTTCATACTGTGGATATCGGCGTGGATAACTCAGTGATCAGAGCACCTGACTTGCATATATAATACAGATATATCGGTTTGATTCCTGGTCCAGTAAAACCATTGATATCAATCTGGACatctcagtggttagatcacctagctattacatatgtaatacaggaGTATCGGTTTGATTTCCAGTCCGGTCAAACCATTGATATCAAtctggatagttcagtggttagagcacctgactattacatatgtaatacaggggTATCTGGTCCTATTCCTGGTCATGTCATATAAGGGGAATCAAGGACTTTGAATTCGATTCCCGGTTCAGCCATATTTTCTTTTCCTTCCCATTACATTGACATCTAggtaaacatgtaaatatatcacaaacTATACTTAACAATTTAGTTTGATATGATTacaatttgtttattttgtaagaTGGTGGAGATTTAGATAAATGGTGTGATGTTGTTGATGAcaaacagaagactgtgacctgGACTTTAAAGATCTGTGATAAAGACTGGACGTTTGGGGTCACcctctgttacagtactacaaatctaagtaaatattcagtaataatgtaagactgaatTCTGTgtcatgtttatctaatatatacattgtaaaatcaaacacatattgaaTGATATAATTAACAAACAGAATAATGTTTAATTAGTAGTTTTTCACACTGCAACAAGtccatatatacatacatacaagtACTCAGTAGTGGATGTACTATGATTCAAGGCTACACAGAAAATACTAACAAAGTGACATTCCTAAGTACTTAACAATAACTCATTTACATTCACTTGTGTTGAAAAATTGTATAgagatagataactagtaacagaATATAATTAGCAATTAGTAATTAGTCTGCTAAGATTAATGATATTCAACGAAATATAATGATACGTGTATTGTAAGATATGATTACTAAACAGCAATGAGACATTAATGTTCTATCAAGTAATAtcacaagtacatgttacacatcacaaacacgaggctgtaattaacacaggaatGTAATTAACACCGAAGTGTAATTAACAAGCAGCTGTAAATAACACTGTGTTTAGATGCTTAATGAACATTTTTCAAACATGTAATGAACACTGTGTAGAGctatgtaattaacactgtagagctgtgtaattaacactgtgtttatagatattggattttcttcactttagcagtgccatactcagccacaaagaggttgtctctgatgtccacacataaaccgtaTGGAATATCTAAATCACaatgaatgtaacggaggaactgtccgtcctgatctaggatgtggatacggtgattgttaaggtctgctgtcaggatatgactctggctgtctgtagtgatgccgactggatcaaatgattgcttggtattagaggaatgaccagtgtatctagatcggagttttcctgactgattgaccaccactactgctctAGCTGACcggtcagccacacagatatccaggttcctgtttTCACTGATGTATTTATCGTTATAATTagatgaatagagaggacgGCCCCGATTATCAAACTGAAtggtttgtttctctgtggagccagAGTAACGCACAACTTTGGATTGTGCTTCATCATCACTGACCATGGTAACCAGGATATCGTTAGAGGCGGTACTGCAAACAAAGAgaggtctccacccctgtagtgtgatcacgttctgtatctgtttattctttaTTAGGTTTATAGTGTTAACATTaaagtcagtataaacaagatcgcCGTCCCTTGTCACTGATATTTCTGTTGGCCAGCTCCCTGagttggtttgtattgatgtcagtagtgtACCCCGAAGGTTGAGGAGCTTCATGATTTTGTTCTTCCCGCGTGTCCAGatttgatcttcactcagacagctaacactgtatagtccactatacccagtgtctatggtggcggttactcgcggctcatcaagcagtggtttgactggaggagacgatacagcttctgctgacttcattggttggccatgttctgtgttaatggataatggcaaCAGAGAACCAAccatttcattgagctgatctttgtttattttccgAGTAGATAAACTTGGTACTGTaactcggactttaggcggtaatgttctaaattcggaattcctagatttgtaagtagatgttaaggagacgtcatttgattttaggattgatttcaagtcggacatgatctgtttgagttgCGCCATTTTCTGTatgatttcatttgtattttttttcagCGCGTCCAAatgtttagttttcatctccGCAATGGCGGATTTCCgtcggttgacaatggcggtgacCTCCTGGTGTAGGACTTCTCCTTGTTGGTCAGTAGCTGTGGTCAGTTTCCCGTACTTTGTTTCTAAGTTGACTTTCTTAATTTGGACATCGAACACCATTTCTTGATATCGGGGATAAATTCTCGTCTCTAATTCTTCCAGATCGTTTTttaaactttctgttttagcgcTGAGTTTTTCAAGAATATCTGCTATAtcgtgacctttgtgtttacctgaggagacgcaggtagaacagacaggaatgtTACATTCCTCGCAATGTAATTCGCAGTGTTTATTGGTGTGTTTCAGACATTTCAGGTACTTAGGGGTAGCCTTTCTCTGTATAAACGGCACTGCATTGTGTCTTTTAGACGAGTCTGAGAGATGTTTTCCTACACAGTTAacacagagatttatattacaaagttcacaATGACTCTGTAGTgggacagtttcacagaggtcGCATAGCAGGACTTCCTGagcactgcgccggggatgcATTTCTGATGCCGGGACGAGGAATTTactgttaattaaataaaatcGAAATGTTATTATAAAGATTTTGACAagttaaaacaatcaacaaaatagaattataatatgatataaaacacaGCGATCATTAATTCACACAGTCTATAATTTCACcttaaaatccaacatggcctccctgttctttcgaccttccgtctagtcctgAGAATCAAATACCTGTGCGGCGTGTCAGTCTGTATACGCTATCTACGTGTTATCGATTGtgtaaatagttttaaaactttgtatgaCCTAGTTCATGCTGGGTAGCTATGTCTACATTTACGTCAGGCGTAAACAAAAATTTCCTTTCCTTAAAAATTTTAATCTgcaaataatgtatatatatatatatataaaagcactgaaaaggccacgacactgttggttatatatatatatatatatatatatatatatatatatatatatatatataatatatatatatatataacttctCTGATTATACCCCTTTTCATATTGAATTCGGCCATTTGTACAATATAATTAGCATATGTGTACTTAAAAACGACTGGACgcaaagggaggggggggggggatttcatGCAGTGGAGCCAAATACATATTTGTGGTTTGTGTTTTGATATACGTGACATTTTTTTCCTGTTGTAGATTGAGTGTAGTGGAATAATGAGCTAATCCTATATTATGTGTTCGAATTTTATTTCCTTAATATTACACATTTTGTTGTATTAGTGCAGGGGCGGATCAAATAGTCTTTGAAGGGAGGggctaccattaattttggttttcaaaggaaGGGGTCTACTctcaaaatgcgttattttAGCAAATATGAGTGTTGTTTTATGTCGATTTATACAACAATCCTCTGAAACCAAGGAGTGTGTTTGATCACGAATTGTACATCACGTCATTCCCTCAGTAAACATGAGAATCTGGGCAgtgttttataaatataaatagcATTGTACAAACCCGATCCAGGTAGATTTTGCATCCATTTACTTACAGTAATGTTTGTGTTATGCATATTTATATTGTTAAATAACGCAAAAAAGTCACAACTTCATTTTGACATTACGTTAGGACAGCAACTTGTGCGCTTTGTTATCAAATTCGTCTTTCAGCAATCAAACATGCAGCCATACGAGTAATAATATAAGATAATACAGTAGAGGGTGAATAGACATACATATACAATTTTGAGGATATAAAACAATgcatttcaacatacatataacaatacacgTGAATAATATGTCGAAGCAAATACAGTATTCATAAGTTACATGAAGATCGAAACTTTGCAGTCTGTTGTAGGAACTTTCCTAAAGTATTGAgttcttttgtattatttacactAAGAAGCTTTACCAATTTGAAGACACTGGGTTTcttgtaataaaatgttttgatatatttaattcttaaaccgttataaaaaggacattttaaaataaaatgaaattcgtctTCTAACTCATTTAggttacaaaatgtacaaatcctattatttcttgaaatattgtTATGCCTACCCTTCTCAATGTTCAAAGAGTGTGAAGACGTccgaaattttgttatatatttctttccattGGGATCAATCGTTTTTTAAGATagaactgtaaacaaaaattatcaatactgtgttgatataaaaaacattttggtgaatttacaaaagatgaaaaaatattttgcttatatatatatatatatctaacaatttttgttcaattATCTTGTATGTATTCTGGCCAAATCCCGATTCTTCCCATAAATATGTTAATCCCAATTCAGACaattcttgttttatacttacAACCCAACTgtctttattcaaaatcatgtaatcaaaacattcttttaaaatacaattatttgtatttctaagttttaaccagtatttaaaaatgcatatttttcttCTGACATATAGAGGTAACCGTCCTCATTCACAATAGATAACATTATTATTTGTACGCTTACTCACTCccaataactttttacaaaaCATAAGATGAACCTTTTCAACATCAGGTGCCTTGTGAAAACCCCAAATTTCGCATGCATATGAAAGAATGCTATGTACATAAGTATCGAATACAGAACATTGTGTTTCTACATTAAAGTGATGACTTTTCAATGTATTAGATATTGCAAACAACGCCTTTCGCCCTTGTTCAGCCACATGCTTTTGTGTTTGTAAAAATTTTCCATTATAGTTAAACAACATTCCCAAATAGTTAAAATTATTGACAGCTTCAATATTATGATTATCATAAATCCTTTTTGCATTATTCCTTATAATGCCCTTATAATGCCCccatttctaaaaataacaacttttgtttttgatatgTTCACAGTCAATCttttgtataaacatgtaaTGCATTCAACATTTCCTGCAAACCATCTGGTGTCTCAGCCAAAATCACCATGTCATCGGCATACATTTCGAtatgcatttcgcaaattctatggtcgttataacgatctagttcgtcaatacaacttcgcattgggtcaaatgctgtctgacgtgtttcataccgattgttaagccgttcgtggcacactgatttgactgcggataactccgtttacatgatcaggatatgggactcacggcggttgtgaccggtcaacaggggatgcttactcctcctaggcacctgatcccacctctggtgtgtccaggggtccgtgtttgcccaactatctattttgtattgcttataggacttatgagattgatcactgttcgttatcttcaccttgcattaaaagaaaaatattaattaattgtaaTTCTATACTTGCACAATTTCTACGTATAAaacttatttcaaaatcatttacatATAAAGCAAAAAGTATGGGTGATAACACTTCACCATGCATAAGCCCAGTTTCGTTATTGAAATATTCACTCAAAAATCCATCGAATTTAACACATGACTTAACATTACTGTAAAGCGACTTAATGATTTGGAGTAACTTTCCCCGTATACCAACATTACATAGTTTGATTCATAATTTTGATCTATTCACAGAATCAAAGGCCTTCTGGAAATCTACAAAGCAACAATACAAACGCTTTTTATTATTCGGAGTTTTGTTAATTAATGATTGTTAAATAAACATGTCGTCAACTGTAGAACATCCGGATCTAAAACCAAACTGCGCATCTGTTAATATATTGTTCTCTTTCTCCCATTCCAAAATTCTGTTATTTAAAACACCAGTAAACAATTTACCAAAGCAACTAACAATAGAAATGCCTCTGTAATTATTGACATCATTAATATCACCTTTTTTATATAATGGAACAATACAACTTTTTGTCCATACCTCAGGATATAAACCTGACTCTAAAATTTTATTAAACAGCTTGTATAATATAGGCATCAAAAtatcttacaaacaataaaaacttcGTTCATTATAAAGTCCTCGCTACAACTTTTgtttaatttcaacttttcaattgcttttaatttcattacatGTGATTTCTTTGTCCAATTCATCATACACAACTTCCTTATCATATACAGCGCTAGTGTTATTCGAAGGattattcatattgttttggATAAGGTCCTTGACGTGTGTGTAGAAATCTTCATTAGTTAGATTACTATTTAAACGtttgctttttgaaaataaactgtaaaaatgCTTTGGTTTCTTTAAATACTCTAACATATCACCCTCATGTTGTTTATATTTCCGTTTGagtttaaatttatattttttatacttTTTCTTGGCATTCAAAAGAGTTATCCTATTCTAATAATGTTACCttagacaaaataaaaaaaataattaaacacCAATTTCTTAGACACCCCCGCAGGAGATCCAAAACTATCACGTTGAATAGAACTTGAATATCAAGAACATTTTTTTCAGAtggaattttttatatcaccctTGCCagtttatattttattgagGCCTATAGGTACTGGCATATACAATATCCACCACTAAATAATTAACATTACGGGCACCATTTAAAATTTATGGCGGTTTCTGTTTAATTTATGGACAGCTAGTTACATGCATTcaacttctctctctctctctctctctctctctctctctctctctctctctctctccaaaagTGAAAGGGGCCTAACTCCCGTAACCCCCTCCAATAATTAGTAATGTGCATGCCCTTATCTTAAGAATATTACCGTTTGTTGATCGCGCAGTTAATCTAAAAAGTGATATGAATGTTCATAAGATCAGATGTATGTAGACAGATGCCCGCACGAGAACATTTATACTTAATATACGAACATGTCTGGCACGTACAACCAGGGAGCTGCCTCTTCCACTTTTTTGACATCGTTTATTTTCCCGGTTTTTTTTAACCTGCAAAAGTTAGTTACGTTTAACATGCCACATAAGACATATTGGAGGATTGGCCCTACCACACTCTTATGCTGACACAGCGTAGTAATGAATGTAACTGAATGAACTAATCAATCAAAGGACCAACGGAATTCCCCTCTCCAATTCAGGAATGTGGAGTTTCGGCAAAGAGATATTCTAACATTTTCTTTCCTGCTTGTCAACAAGTCTAGAAGATAATTTTTCCTCCGCTTTTCCCAACATTTTAGTCAAtttcccatatacatgtagcaatattccattatcacctgcatatgtcgtttatatttcttaacTGATTCGAAACACacaagcttgttctgcgtatagtcagtttttaaatcgaggtaaactaCGTACTGACAAACACATTGATGGTACagagatttcaacagtttcaacagtatcgattgaagtcagtatttcgcaaattctaaggtcgttataacgatctagttcgtcaatacaacctgtcattagatcaaatgctatctgacatgtttcataccgattgttaggccgttcttgacacactcgttttgactacggataacgccgtttacctgatcaggatatagagctcacggcgggtgtgaccggtcgacaggggtggctactcctcctaggcacttgatctaacctctggtgtctccaggggtccgtacatgcccaactatgtattttgtattgcttataggagtcattagattgatcactgttcgttatcttcaccttttattctaaatatcaTCCGgtaagattgattaattgattgattgtatcttgcttaaggaggtatgctacaccagagaaatttgattcGGATTAAAAGTGGAGGATATCTACaacaataatttgaaattgaaaactttcaaatttacattatttaatcaaaatatagttttagttgaaaacagcctgagaaaaatttaaaacccttcTGGCCTCGAACACGTCATCTACcgttcagcagtcgacatgctaaCGTACTAAGCTACTCAGTTAGGCGAGAATtcgttaaatgaatagacaaatattgctgatattgggtttttcatccatgttttaaaaggcaGTCAGCAATTATGACGATGACGAGTACTTTCTTAACGTCTCTATCGATAattttaactcatatggagacgtcaccaagaccggtgaagaaattcttaggcctatgttcggcgacTAAATCCATcgagcagtgaggattctttaacgtgccacacccactgtgacacgagacatctgtttttaaagtcatctccgaggatctgtgacattcacacctgatgccgagcgtttggcgatgaaactgttcctgttttaacgactaaggTCTGTGGCGGCCGGGATTCgtaccccgaccttccgcatgcggggcgaatgctGTCACCTCTAGGCCCCCGCGGCGGTCATCTGGTAAGGAGATTAGTATAGgtgcaatatattttgtatactgtCAGTAAAACCTTTATAATTCTCTTTACTAGTGACAAATATTCAGTGCTGTTAGACCGACATGAGCTCATTGAAACTGAAACTATCTTAATTTGATTTAAAGCCTATGATGGTTGATTTGTGTAATTTTACAACTTGTCgttttttcgttatttcgaggcgaaaagacgacaaaacaaaaatacgACAAAATAACGATACATTGTATGATAAAACGAAAACATGACTCAAACCATACGAAAATACACTTTCAATCCTTGCAAAATACAGATGCATATTCATAAATAGGAGTGGATTCAGAGTTTTTCTTCCATAAGGTCCAACTTTTGCTAAGCacgcaaatgtaatacattgatTGTTTCCtacataatgatatatattttacacaccCCGTTTGGACCTCTCTGTCgaccccctctagatccgcatAGTGTAACTTTAAACGTCGGAGTTGTGTTATGAAGATCACTTTGAAGTAGTTATTAACGTTTTAGTCGCAAAATCTGCTCAACTGAATCTAGAGTATAGAGATATCAAAATAGCACATGTAACTTGCAGCTGCCATTCTCACCGAAATTCACTTACACACATTTTATCTGTCAGTGAATTCTTACTTTCATTGGAATTGTTTAAATTTCCTGAAATTTGATATACTGTTTCTCTTAATATtttacaattgaatattttatgtCCAAATCCAAACGGATATTTGTTCTTTGATTTCTGGTGTTGAATTCAAATGTAAGCACCGATGTCACTGTAAGTTTCCACTATATTAACAATATGTTTTTAGTGGTGAAACGTTTAGTATAATTATATCAGATTGCTTACATcgttgaattttatttcattcatatatcaaatatgtatACTCGTAATGATTaaggtacaatattttaatgactatttttcaaatttaaaacaacTTAATCGCAAAATTCAGAATTTAAAATGCGTATCAAAATGATAGATTTAATTACCTCTTATCTAATTTCAGACTGAATTTCAAAGACATGTGATGATTCGGTTTAAAGCCCACTTAGAACAATGAGAACATAATTCGGCTGTTtgatctattgttttatttagtGTACGTGTACTTTTAGGCTCAAGAAGAGACGGTGAACATTGATAAGCAGTTCATTGGTAATGTTTAAATCTCTCTTGTATGAAATAAGATATAaaatctgaggggtggagggtatAAAGTAGTTTGTGTAATGTCTAAATCTCTCTTGTATGACATTAGATATATAGACTCTAATTCAGCTATCTACAGCTGAACCCCAAAGTCAGAATTTGATTGACATGCTAATGTGATGAATTTGATAAGGCTCCATGGTTTATAAATCCTAACTATTTAATTCTAGATAAAATCAGTGATCCGCAGTGACAAACAGTTCGTCTGCACTTTATGTACAGAGAGAGTTGTGTAAAACAGATTATATCTGATCGGCTAGATCTTCCCCACATTGACGTTAAAAAGAGAtaaatgaagatttattcattcaattttgCCATCTCCATAACACTACATAGTTTTCTCGTTGTGATCGCCCTATTGAACGTTAGCATCGTCAACATAGTAGAATTCAGTGTCTTTGAGTCAACTGctacattgtataaaat
This genomic interval carries:
- the LOC125661960 gene encoding tripartite motif-containing protein 2-like; this translates as MHPRRSAQEVLLCDLCETVPLQSHCELCNINLCVNCVGKHLSDSSKRHNAVPFIQRKATPKYLKCLKHTNKHCELHCEECNIPVCSTCVSSGKHKGHDIADILEKLSAKTESLKNDLEELETRIYPRYQEMVFDVQIKKVNLETKYGKLTTATDQQGEVLHQEVTAIVNRRKSAIAEMKTKHLDALKKNTNEIIQKMAQLKQIMSDLKSILKSNDVSLTSTYKSRNSEFRTLPPKVRVTVPSLSTRKINKDQLNEMVGSLLPLSINTEHGQPMKSAEAVSSPPVKPLLDEPRVTATIDTGYSGLYSVSCLSEDQIWTRGKNKIMKLLNLRGTLLTSIQTNSGSWPTEISVTRDGDLVYTDFNVNTINLIKNKQIQNVITLQGWRPLFVCSTASNDILVTMVSDDEAQSKVVRYSGSTEKQTIQFDNRGRPLYSSNYNDKYISENRNLDICVADRSARAVVVVNQSGKLRSRYTGHSSNTKQSFDPVGITTDSQSHILTADLNNHRIHILDQDGQFLRYIHCDLDIPYGLCVDIRDNLFVAEYGTAKVKKIQYL